Part of the Coregonus clupeaformis isolate EN_2021a chromosome 8, ASM2061545v1, whole genome shotgun sequence genome, CTTCCACAGCCTTCGTCGCCGTCATCTCCCTCGCTTTCAGAGGAGGACTCTCCGAACTGTTTGGGTTTCTCGTAGACGCAGCAACCTGTGAAGGTGTCAGAAATCCTCAGTCATCAATAACACCTACAATTGCATGCATATGTGTGGAATAAATACTCACACTTGGAGGACCTCCTTCCCAGATGCTCGTTGTCCACTGTGTCGCTGGACCACTCCACCTTCTTGTcagtcttcctcttcctcagctTGATGGTCAGGCTACGTCCCTCCTGAGAGATACAAACAGGAGACTATGTTTCAGCTTCATACATGCATTGGGTGTTTCTCTTGTCAACGGGTTCATGTAGCCAGTCGACATCACATTTGCTAGTTAGTTGATGGTCTGGTACAACTGGCAATGTACTACACTTGACAGCTAGGATCAAATAATATGAGCTAGTTAGTtaggggcaattccatggtaacagcATTACGCCGAAACTCAGATTATTTACTtttaaaatgtataccaaacaaaaaacattgatttcaaagttgaaCAAACCATAGACCTCTATGCACAATTACTATTTTGAACAATTTGCACGGAAAatttgacaaaaaaacatttacaggaagaactgtgcagatacaCATTTTGGCAACATAAAACCGAGCGAGGAAGATTTGAACGCAATTCTGTTAGCTTCCAAACTTTTCATCTGCACAGTTTTtccagtaaatgttttatttatttactgtgtaaattgttcaaagtagtcattgtgcataaagtagtcattgtgcataaaGTTGTATGacttgttaaactttgaaatcaatggcttttatttggcatacattttaaaatggAAAAATCGGTGTCTGTGTAATTCCGCATCACTACGGAATTGCCGGCTTTAGCTAATGGATGGCTTTTAGCTATTGTAACTAGGTAGCAAGCTAGTTTGCTCCAAACTCTGAACTGCGGCCTCTGCATGCATATTGGACTCGATTCCAAACAGTCTATTCGTTATCTTCCTGTATCTACTACTTAACTAATTATTTCGGTTTCTATAGCTAGCTTACCTGCTGGGGCGGTGGCGGTGTTTCAACTTGAATGGTCTCCGTTATCGTCTCGTTAGAAGTACCTGGCGCCTCCGCCATCCTGAGGATGTTGGTTTGGTGGTTTTGAGCTCGCGCCAGCCGTCAACAAACGTTAACGTTATTTTAGGAACAACAACCACCCTGTTTCTTCAACACTAAACAGACTCGTTCTCGTTGGATGTTCGGCGAGAAGCTGTATCAGAgagtttcaaaaaaataaatactgTACGGTCTTTGGCTGTATGGAGGAAGTAATTCCTAGACGGACCCCTTCCGGTAGCTCTGCGCACAAATGTGTTCGACGGAAACATCGATTGTTGTATGTTTGCTGAAGTTACCTACACGAAAATAATGATCAAGGGAAAACGCTGTTTAAAAACTGTAGTGTAATTCTACATAAGTGATAATGTGTCAACTTGTAAAAGAATATAGTGAACACAAATGAATTCATATTCCGTTAGGTCGTAGTTGAAAGGTCACACGTAGCTGACTAACGTTAAACATGTCTGCGTTTAAGCACAGATGCGCACGACTCATGGCAGTCATCTGCGCCCATTCAACATTGCCTAGATTTacgtttttattacttctaaacaaaataactcTTGGGGGGTTCTCATACGCGTACAAtgatgttttgattcttgcttgaacagtcgctaagattatatttggttgtgatctttgcaggataactattttggatgcagcagttgttagctagaatgctaacgctcgttgatataggctgtagcaacagctagccaaagagccattttactggttgaagttaaagcagttgatttgcgatgatgacacaaacattatattaagcaggacattcatacgagccttaaaatccaattataatccagaaatagtgtgaaatgcactcataagcaacatgtaaatagaggcttttgctggcgttctataagaactcccccttgttctgccaccaactcgCGCCCATCGCCATCGTTCGGCAATGTTCGTAAACACAGAAAGGGCTCTAATACTAGAATTTGTAGCACGCAATCACCATTGGTCATTAAGTATGACTGTTCTGCATAATTTATGTGACAGAGCAACAGTCTTTGAAAAGGTGCAAATATTCTCTGTACTTACTCCCACAGCTCTCATGTTCTTAGCTATCAAGGCAGAATAAAAACAGCAAATGCCTAGAACTATGTTATGTTTGAAATGGGTAAGGTTAAATAGATTGgaattattatttttacaatGATTCGTTGAATGAAGGTGAGCAGTGACTCATGCACGAGGAAGAAGTTGCTTACATGCTTTACTTTGATTTACAATTACactgaagtgttggtcccatgtttcatgagctgaagtaaaagatcccagaaacgttccatatgcacaaaaagcttatttctctcggattttgtgcacaaatttgttcacatccaTGTCAGTGAgattttctcctttgccaagataacccatccacctgacaggtgtggcatatcaagaaactgattaaacggcacattagaggctgctgcctatagacatagactagaaatcactggaaactttaagaaatggaacactagtcactttaataatgattacatatcttgcattactcatctcatatgtatatactgtattctataatattctactgtatcttagtccatgccgctctgtcattgctcatccatatatgtatatattcttaattccattccttatttagatttgtgtgtattgggtatatgttgtgaaattgttagatatcaatgcactgtcagagctagacgCACAAgcttttcgctacacccgcaagaacatctgctaaatacgtgtatgtgacaaataacatttgatttgattggatcattacacaggtacaccttgtgctggggacaataaaaggccactctaaaatgtgcagttttatcacacaacacaatgccacagatctctcatgttttgagagagtgtgcaattagcatgctgactgcaggaatgtccaccagagttgttgccatgGAATTTAATgattatttctctaccataagctgcctccaatgtcgttttatacaatttggcagtatgtctaactggcctcacaaccgcagaccaaaaCACGCCAGcggtctactaagctaacatatggaatttaaaaaaagatagtcataccatggatcatttagctatttgatttaaaaTTGTAggtataaaacaaatatatacacattgaataacacattcataaatggcaaaaaagacagtcaaaaaataaatcataaccaataaggttttgaagtgtctgtcctatatgtaGGAGATGTAAGACagatcaggaaatatatatatatacagtaccagtcaaaagtttggacacacctactcattcaagggcttttctttatttgttaaacaaatcaaattatatttagtagccacccattgccttgatgacagctttgcacactcttggcattctctcaaacagcttcatgagatagttcacctggaatgcttttccaacagtcttgaaggagttccgacatatgctgagcacttgttggctgcttttccttcactctgcggtccaactcatcccaaaccatctccaacggcggttggaaccaaacatctcacatttggactcatcagaccaaaggacagatttccaccggtctaatgtccattgttcgtgtttcttgtcccaagcaagtctcttcctctgattggtgtcctttagtagtggtttctttgcagcaatttgaccatgaaggcctgattcacacagtctcctctgaacagttgatgttgagatgtgtctgttacttgaactctgtgaagcatttatttgggctgtaatctgaggtgcagttaattgcccatatctgaggctggtaactctaatgaacttatcctctgcagcagaggtaactctgggtcttcctttcctgaggcggtcttcatgagagccagtttcatcatagcgcttgatggtttttgcaactgcacttgaagaaacgttcaaagttcttgaaattttccggattgactgaccttcatgtcttaaagtaatgatggactgtcgtttctctttgcttatctgagctgttcttgccataatatggacttggtcttttaccaaataaaaaatagtaaaaattaagaaaaaccctggaatgaatacgtgtgtccaaacatttgactggtactgtattatatatttattttttacacatatttaaccccttatttttgctggtacaaaactacctccatacttccatgaatttgtatgggttaccttcagaagtgacacttgtgggggtcgtagagcaaaacagagaacaccatcatgttcgtgagagtctcatcgtTTTTGttagaagaccgattttcgggatgtctcatggtctgacaaacaccgctgtagctcggctaccttccaccgcagatgctgAAGGCCGACATAGGCTGATGCCGCAGATTGAAACGCAGCCTGTGCAAAAAACAGAAAtcactccaccatttcctggttgctaaaattctaacagttcacctaatttcagtttatgtgacaaaacaagcagtcattgttgGACCATctaaaccagtggttcccaaactgtggggcacTTTCAAAATACCTTTGatagttgtaatagtagaatgcacaaaggtgcaatttcgaaattgggtagcaCATCATCAGCTTTCCTCTTGTCATTGCACACCTTATAACTTTGCCATGTTGTGtatatcaaatgatacaaacccccccaaaaaatccattttaattccaggttgcaaggcaacaaaataggaaaaatgccaaggggggtgaatactttcacaagccactgtataagaTGAGACCCCTACTGTTTGTGTGTTAGCATGTCCCTTTAGCAACGTCATCATCTTTTCTATGTGCTACAGAGCATGATGCACAGCTTCAGTTTGCACAAATGTTTTGTCTGCAGTTAAACATGGTTTTATTTTCAAATTGTAAACTTGAGATGATAGATCATCTTGGTGTTTATTTGAGAGGTTTATTGATGCTGTCTGCAGGTCGACTCTAAGCAGCTGTCTGGAAGAACCCTGTCTGTCCTGGTACCAGAAGTAGGTGGAGTTTGGGACCATGGTCACCTTTCACCACCCAAATGGTAGTTGGttgggtctgtgtcccaaatggtaccctatttacggcccatagggctctggtctaaagtagtgcactatatagggaatagggctctggtctaaagtagtgcactacatagggaatagggctctggtctaaagtagtgcactacatagggaatagggctctggtctaaagtagtgcactacatagggaatagggctctggtctaaagtagtgcactacatagggaatagggttctggtctaaagtagtgcactacatagggaatagggctctggtcaaaagtagtgcactacaaagggaatagggttctggtctaaagtagtgcactacatagggaatagggctctggtctaaagtagtgcactacatagggaatagggttctggtctaaagtagtgcactacatagggaatagggctctggtctaaagtagtgcactacatagggaatagggctctggtctaaagtagtgcactatatagggaatagggctctggtctaaagtagtgcactacatagggaatagggctctggtctaaagtagtgcactacatagggaatagggctctggtctaaagtagtgcactacatagggaatagggctctggtctaaagtagtgcactacatagggaatagggctctggtctaaagtagtgcactacatagggaatagggctctggtctaaagtagtgcactatatagggaatagggctctggtctaaagtagtgcactatatagggaatagggctctggtcaaaagtagtgcactatatagggaatagggttctggtctaaagtagtgcactatatagggaatagggctctggtcaaaagtagtgcactatatagggaatagggctctggtctaaagtagtgcactatatagggaatagggctctggtctaaagtagtgcactacatagggaatagggctctggtctaaagtagtgcactatatagggaatagggctctggtctaaagtagtgcactatatagggaatagggctctggtcaaaagtagtgcactacatagggaatagggctctggtctaaagtagtgcactacatagggaatagggttctggtctaaagtagtgcactatatagggaatagggctctggtctaaagtagtgcactacatagggaatagggtgccatttgggtttgttttcaaattctttgtggatctctgtaatctgagggaaatatgtgtctttaatatggtcatacatttggcaggaagttaggaagtgcagctcagtttccacctcattttgtgggcagtgtgcacatagcctgtcttctcttgagagccaggtctgcctacggcggcctttctcaatagcaaggctatgctcactgagtctgtacatagtcaaagctttccttaagtttgggtcagtcacagtggtcaggtattctgccactgtgtactctctgtttagagccaaatagcattttttttgtaaattctttccaatgtgtcaagtaattctctttttgttttctcatgatttggttgggtctaattgtgttgttgttggagccccaggaccagctctctctctctctctctctctctctctctctctctctctctctctctctctctctctctctctctctctctctctctctctctctctctctctctctctctctctctctctctctctctctctctctctctctctctctctctctctctctctctctctctctctctctctctctctctctctctctctctctctttcaggcaACAACTggtctgtttgtttgtcttaATGCTGGACTGGCTGACGTCCGTGCTAAGCAATACCAGGCCTTGACATCTTTATtgttttattgttgctctttgtCCCCTGGTTCTATTACACTGATGTCATAAACAAGTCCTTGTTATGACTTATGTGGTCTGTTTATGTTTTCCACATCAGTGATTGGTGCATTTCCAGGAAGCTTTGGTGGGGTCATCAGATTCCAGCCTATCAAGTGACTCTCCCAGATTCTACTGACACACAGGAGGTGGGGCTTAGTGCTTTAAAGTTATTCCACTTTCAAACCTCGAGAGTTTGTATACAAATCAACAGGAAATGTATTACCACAGCAAATGCTTAGTGACATGCCAGTTTACCAATGCATTTTCCAAGCTGGATTTCACACTCTCACAAGCACTGTCACACTTGTCACCTGATGCATTTACAGTGCCATATTTCTGTATTCTAAACAACACTATCTATTGTGTGTCTGTTATTGCCCTTAGGAGCTCTGGGTCTGGGGCAGGAGTGAGGCGGAGGCCAGAGAGCGGGCTGCTGTAAAATATGGTGTGACTGCTGACACCATTACACTGACTCAGGGTGACTGCTGACACCATTACACTGACTCAGGGTGACTGCTGACATCATTACACGGACTCAGGGTGACTGCTGACACCATTACACTGACTCAGGGTGAGTGCTGACACCATTAGACTGACTCAGGGTGACTGCTGACATTATTACACTGACTCAGGGTGACTGCTGACACCATTACACTGACTCAGGGTGACTGCTGACACCATTACACTGACTCAGGGTGACTGCTGACACCATTACACTGACTCAGGGTGACTGCTGACACCATTACACTGACTCAGGGTGACTGCTGACACCATTACACTGACTCAGGGTGACTGCTGACACCATTACACTGACTCAGGGTGAGTGCTGACACCATTAGACTGACTCAGGGTGACTGCTGACATCATTACACTGACTCAGGGTGACTGCTGACACCATTACACTGACTCAGGGTGACTGCTGACACCATTACACGGACTCAGGGTGACTGCTGACACCATTAGACTGACTCAGGGTGACTGCTGACACCATTACACTGACTCAGGGTGAGTGCTGACACCATTAGACTGACTCAGGGTGACTGCTGACATCATTACACTGACTCAGGGTGACTGCTGACACCATTACACTGACTCAGGGTGACTGCTGACACCATTACACTGACTCAGGGTGACCGCTGACACCATTACACTGACTCAGGGTGACTGCTGACACCATTACACTGACTCAGGGTGACTGCTGACACCATTACACTGACTCAGGGTGACTGACAACATTACAGTTACTCAGGGTGACTGCTGACACCATTACACTGACTCAGGGTGACTGACACCATTACACTGACTCAGGGTAACTGCTGACACCATTACACTGACTCAGGGTGACTGACACCGTTACACTGACTCAGGGTGACTCACCTTAATAAGTCTCTCTGTCAGGAGATCTGCTTTACTACCATTAAATAAACCCATTGAATTATTTACAACACAACAATGACTCATCAGAGTCCCTCTGGTGCCCACATGTCTTTCAGAGGAATACACACTTGAAGCCTGTTGTGTTGTGAGAGCAttgatgtttgtttgttttccatttgatcattctctctctcccactcactctttctctctgtctatctctctgtctctctctctctctctctctctctctctctctctctctctctctctctctctctctctctcttctctctctctctctctctctctctctctctctctctctctctctctctctctctctctctctctctctctctctctctctctctctctctctctctctctctctctctctctctctctctctctctctctctctctctctctctctctctctctctctctctctctctctctctctctctctctctctctctctctctctctctctctctctctctctctctctctctctctctctctctctctctctctctgtctctctctctctctctctctctctctctctctctctctctctctctctctctctctctctctctctctctctctctctctctctctctctctctctctctctctctctctctctctctctctctctctctctctctctctctctctctctctctctctctctctctctctcttcaaaatatctgtctctaatatggtgatacatttggcaggaggttgcagaagtgcagctcagtttccacctcattttgtgggcagtgggaacatagcctgtctcttctctccgtGTCAGACCCTGATGTATTGGACACCTGGTTCTCCTCAGGGCTCTTCCCCTTCGCCATGTTGGACTGGCCACAGCACGTACTTGACTTGCATTCCTTCCATGTGTGTTACTCTTCACAAACAAAAACAtgcgtgcgtcccaaatggcaccctactccctatatggctctggtcaaaagccgtgcactatgtagggaatagggagccttTTCAGAGACATCCAATGTATTGCCTAGGGCTCTCATGACATCAACCCACTAGAAAATGTCCCATAAAGTGCCCACACTTCCTTGCGCTTATTGGCCAAGTTGTGTCCCCTATAAATATGCCCCCAACAGAGGCAATTATACCCCCAACACTATCTTGGAAACAGGAAGTGACCTCATCTACTTCTGGGTGGTCTGGATGGTAATGCTTGGCACAGCACTGACTGGGCAGCTGCCCTTCAAACAGGTAGATACAACCTCATAACACCCAGTCTAGACTAACTGCACCAGCGACAACAGGTAGATACAACCTCATAACACCCAGTCTAGACTAACTGCACCAGCGACAACAGGTAGATACAACCTCATAACACCCAGTCTAGACTAACTGCACCAGCGACAACAGGTAGATACAACCTCATAACACCCAGTCTAGACTAACTGCACCAGCGACATTCAGTGTCTGATATTAATGGCAACAGTGTCTGGAAGAACCCTGTCTGTCCTGGTACCAGAAGTAGGTGGAGTTTGGGACCATGGCCACCTTTAACTaccctgcgatgcagtgccttagaccgctacaccactcgggaggccacagTTTCTGATATTAACGACAACAGGGTCTGATATTAACGACAACAGGATCTGATGTTAACGACAACAGGGTCTGATATTAACGACAACAGGGTCTGATATTAACGACAACAGTTTCTGATATTAACGACAACAGGATATTAACGACAACAGTTTCTGATATTAACGACAACAGGGTCTGATATTAACGACAACAGGGTCTGATATTAACGACAACAGGGTCTGATATTAACGACAACAGGGTCTGATATTAACGACAACAGGGTCTGATATTAAAGACAACAGGGTCTGATATTAACGACAACAGGGTCTGATATTAACGACAACAGGGTCTGATATTAACGACAACAGGGTCTGATATTAAAGACAACAGGGTCTGATATTAACGACAACAGGAAATTAACGACAACAGGGTCTGATATTAACGACAACAGGATATTAACGACAACAGGGTCTGATATTAACGACAACAGTTTCTGATATTAACGACAACAGGGTCTGATATTAACGACAACAGGGTCTGATATTAACGACAACAGGATCTGATATTAACGACAACAGGGTCTGATATTAACGACAACAGGGTCTGATATTAACGACAACAGGGTCTGATATTAACGACAACAGGGTCTGATATTAACGACAACAGGGTCTGATATTAATGACAACAGGGTCTGATATTAACGACAACAGGGTCTGATATTAACGACAACAGGGTCTGATATTAAAGACAACAGGGTCTGATATTAAAGACAACAGGGTCTGATATTAACGACAACAGGATATTAACGACAACAGGGTCTGATATTAAAGACAACAGGGTCTGATATTAAAGACAACAGTTTCTGATATTAACGACAACAGGGTCTGATATTAACGACAACAGAGTCTGATATTAACGACAACAGGGTCTGAATCACTGCCCCCTCTTCTTAccgtctctatctctccctctctctttccctctccccccaactctcccctctctcttcctcccccctctctctatatatctccctctctctccctctctccccccctccccctctcccaggtGCTCCTCCACTCCCTGGTGAGGGATAAGCACGGCAGGAAGATGAGTAAATCTCTGGGAAATATCATGGATCCTTTAGCCGTCATCTCTGGTGTCtctggaggcacacacacagtcgGCCCTGCCCAGCCTAGCCTGCCCAGTCGGCCCTGCCCAGCCAGCCTGCCCAGTCGGCCCTGCCCAGTCAGCCCTGCCCAGTCGGCCCTGCCCAGCCAGCCTGCCCAGTCGGCCCTGCCCAGCCCAGCCTGCCCAGCCAGCCCTGCCCAGCCAGCCCTGCCCAGCCAGCCCTGCCCAGCCAGCCTGCCCAGTCGGCCCTGCCCAGCCCAGCCTGCCCAGCCAGCCCTGCCCAGCCAGCCCTGCCCAGCCAGCCCTGCCCAGCCAGCCTGCCCAGTCGGCCCTGCCCAGTCGGCCCTGCCCAGCCAGCCCTGCCCAGCCAGCCCTGCCCAGTCAGCCCTGCCCAGCCAGCCTGCCTGGAGATATACAACTTTCTTATGAGTAGCGGCACAATTTATTACAGGGAAGATCAGCAGAGCACTAAACCCTGGGGATGCTGGAAGGACACTACTGCCATAGAATTGATCATCTTGTTCTGGGCTGTAAAAACAActgggggagaagggagaggatggaggatgtCATGCTGCAGTGAACTTTCCAATGAAACCTGGAAATATGAACTTGGCAAACAACCCGTAGTGGAGCTACTCTGTCATTATAATTATTAATTTAGCAGGATTAAAAAGTAAATGTCACACATCACAAAATTACACaatctcactcttctctctctctctctctctgttctctctctctctctctctctctctctctctctctctctctctctctctgcctctctctctctctctctctctctctctctctctctctctctctctctctctctctctctctctctctctctctctctgtctatctctctgtctctctctctctttctctttctctctctctctctctctctctctctctctctctctctctctctctctctctctctctctctctctctctctctctctctctctctctctctctctctctctctctctctctctctctctctctctcttcaaaatatctgtctctaatatggtgatacatttggcaggaggttgcagaagtgcagctcagtttccacctcattttgtgggcagtgggaacatagcctgtctcttctctccgtGTCAGACCCTGATGTATTGGACACCTGGTTCTCCTCAGGGCTCTTCCCCTTCGCCATGTTGGACTGGCCACAGCACGTACTTGACTTGCATTCCTTCCATGTGTGTTACTCTTCACAAACAAAAAC contains:
- the LOC121573012 gene encoding E3 ubiquitin-protein ligase PPP1R11-like; the encoded protein is MAEAPGTSNETITETIQVETPPPPQQEGRSLTIKLRKRKTDKKVEWSSDTVDNEHLGRRSSKCCCVYEKPKQFGESSSESEGDDGDEGCGSAHCILGHGKDRHGHSGGGGASTVPPSSGGSHTH